In the genome of Bradyrhizobium ottawaense, the window TCAGCACGATCAGGAACGGGAACAACGCCATCAGCGTCGACAGGGCGATGTGGCTCGCGATCGCCCAGCCGTCGTCGGCCAGGAACGTGTAGAACGCATCCTCCAAGACGCAGTAAATGTAGCGGATGGCTTTCACGTGGCACCTACACCGCTGCTCGCTCTCCCTGCACGTAGGGAGAGATCAGGAGAATAGGCAATGGGCGCAAATCGGAAATCATCGCGCTACCATCTGATATTCTTGCCCCAAAAGCCAGTTCGCGAAGCGCCTCGCTGTCATTCCGGGGCGCGCGCAGCGCGAGCTATGATGCGCAATTGCGCATCTGAGAATCCATTTCGCCGCAGTAGGGGTGGCCCGACGGATTCCCGGCTCGACGCTTCGCATCGCCCGGAAGGACGCCGGAGGCTGCCGCGGCACCATGGCGGACCGGCGCGCACGGTGTTATCACCCCCCAATGGCATCTCTCCTGACGACTTTCATCCTGCCGGCGGCAGCCGGCGCCGTGGCGTTGGTGCTGCTGCTCGGGCTCATCAACATGATGCGCGGCGGCTCGCCCAATACCTCGCAGAAGCTGATGCGCTGGCGCGTGCTGCTTCAGTTCGTGGCGATCGTCATCGCAATGCTCGCGGTCTGGGCGATGGGGCGGTAAGGCATGATCCGGACCCGAAGGGCCGCGTTAGCGCAAAGTGTGAAGCGGTTTTCCGACGAGATCATGCCCAAAATTAAGAGGCCTCTATGGTCGTACTGAATCGCATCTACACGAAGACCGGTGACGACGGCACGACGGCCCTCGGCTCGGGCGAGCGCCGCCCAAAATACGATCTGCGTATCGAGGCCTATGGCACGGTCGACGAAACCAATGCTGCGATCGGCGTGGTGCGGCTCCATACCCAGGATGCGCCCGAGCTCCACGCGATGCTGGGCCGCATCCAGAACGATCTGTTCGATCTCGGCGCCGACCTTGCGGTTCCGGAACGTGACGGCAAAGCCGAGCGCCTGCGGGTGGTGGCGAGCCAGGTCGAACGGCTCGAGCGCGACATCGATGCGCTCAACGACAAGCTCGCGCCGCTGACCTCCTTCGTGCTTCCCGGCGGCACGCCGGCTGCTGCTCATCTCCATGTGGCGCGCACGATATGCCGCAGGGCGGAACGGGTGATCGTGGAACTGGCGGCCCGACCCGGGGAGCAGGTCAGTGCAGCTGGCATCCAATATATGAACCGCCTGTCGGACTTCCTGTTCGTGGCCAGCCGAGCCGCCAACGGGAATGGCGCCGGCGACGTGCTCTGGGTTCCGGGCCAGAACCGCTGACCCATCGAGCTCTCGCATTTCAGAGGGCTAAAATTAGGCCCGTTCGCGCGTTGACCGGGGCAGATCGGGCCTTTAGGTTCCGCGCCAGTTGATAACCCCCCTCCTAAATTGAGTGAAAGAGGATCGATGAAGGTCTTAGTGCCGGTAAAGCGGGTGGTCGATTACAACGTCAAGGTCCGCGTCAAGGGCGATGGATCGGGCGTTGAACTCGCCAACGTCAAGATGTCGATGAACCCGTTCGACGAAATCGCGGTCGAAGAAGCGCTGCGCCTGAAGGAAGCCGGCAAGGCGACCGAAGTCGTGGTGGTTTCGATTGGACCTGCGCAGGCGTCGGAGACGATCCGCACGGGTCTTGCCATGGGCGCCGATCGCGGCATCCTGGTGATGGCCGAGGGCACCGTCGAGCCGCTCGCGGTCGCCAAGATCCTGAAGAAGGTTGCCGAAGAAGAGCAGCCGGGCCTGATCATTCTCGGCAAGCAGGCGATCGACGACGACAGCAACCAGACCGGCCAGATGCTGGCTGCGCTGCTCGGCTGGTCGCAGGCGACCTTCGCCTCGAAGCTCGAGGTCGAAGGTTCTGACTTCAAGGTCACCCGCGAAGTCGACGGCGGACTCCAGACCGTGAAGCTGAAGGGACCGACGATCGTCACCACCGATCTGCGTCTCAACGAGCCGCGCTATGCCTCGCTGCCGAACATCATGAAGGCCAAGAAGAAGCCGATCGCGGACAAGACCGTGGCCGATTACGGCGTCGACGTCGCTCCGCGTCTCGAGGTCGTCAAGACGACGGAGCCGGCCGGCCGCAAGGCGGGCGTCAAGGTCAAGGACGTCGCCGAGCTGGTGTCGAAACTCAAGAACGAAGCCGGGGTGCTCTGATGACGACGCTGCTGATTGCCGAACACGACAATGCGTCGCTCAAGGATGCGACCAACAAGGCCCTGACCGCGGCTGCCGCGCTCGGCGCGGACGTCGAGGTCCTCGTTGCCGGCCAGAACGCCAAGGCCGCGGCGGATGCCGCTGCCAAGCTTGCCGGTGTCAAGAAGGTGCTGCTCGCCGATGGCGAGCTCTATGCGCACGATCTCGCCGAGCCGCTGGCCGCGCTGATCGTTTCGCTGGCCTCCGGCTATGATGCGATCGTCGCGCCCGCGACCTCGCGCTTCAAGAACGTGATGCCGCGCGTCGCCGCCCTGCTCGACGTCATGCAGGTCTCGGAAATCATCAAGGTGGTCGCCCCCGACACCTATGAGCGCCCGATCTATGCCGGCAACGCCATCCAGACCGTGAAGTCCAAGGACGCCAAGAAGGTCATCACGGTGCGGACCTCGACCTTCGCCGCAGCCGGCGAGGGTGGCAGCGCACCGGTCGAGACCGTCGCGGCGGCGGCCGATCCGGCCCTGTCGTCCTTCGTCGGCGAGGAGGTCGCCAAGAGCGATCGTCCCGAACTGACCTCGGCCAAGATCATCGTCTCCGGTGGCCGCGCCATGCAGAGCCGCGAGAATTTTGCCAAGTACATCGAGCCGCTCGCCGACAAGCTTGGGGCCGGTGTCGGTGCCTCGCGTGCGGCGGTGGACGCCGGCTATGCGCCGAACGACTGGCAGGTCGGCCAGACCGGCAAGGTCGTGGCGCCCGAGCTCTATGTCGCCGTCGGCATTTCCGGCGCGATCCAGCATCTGGCCGGCATGAAGGACTCCAAGGTGATCGTCGCGATCAACAAGGACGAGGACGCGCCGATCTTCCAGGTTGCCGATTACGGCCTGGTCGCCGATCTCTACCAGGCGGTTCCGGAATTGACGGCCGAACTTGGCAAGCTTGGCAAGTAAAAGACGCCAAAAACACCGGCCGGAGGCATAAACTCCGGCCGGTGTTTCATTTCTGAAGCGTTTTCTTTGGCGTGGGGCACGCCGGGGAAGCGATCCAATCTAGGTTTCGAGCCCGGGTTCTGATTAAATCAAGCTTCTGATCAAATCAGACCTCCCGGCTCGGGGGATAGCAGGCGCGCTCGTCGCGCGCCGTTCCGGTGGATGACATTATGGCGGCAGTGATCAAGAAGGTCGGCGTGATCGGCGCGGGTCAGATGGGCAACGGCATCGCGCATGTCGCGGCGCTGGCCGGCTTCGACGTGGTGCTCAACGACGTTTCGCCTGATCGCCTCAAGTCGGGCATGGCCACCATCAACGGCAATCTGGCGCGCCAGGTCTCCAAGAAGGCCGTCTCCGAGGACGACAAGGCCAAGGCGATGGCGCGCATCACGTCCGCCGAGAAGCTGGACGACCTCGCCGACTGCGACCTCGTGATCGAGACCGCGGTCGAGAAGGAAGAGGTCAAGCGCAAGATCTTCCACGAGCTCTGCGCGGTCCTGAAGCCCGAGGCAATCGTCGCCTCCGATACCTCCTCGATCTCGATCACCCGGCTTGCCGCCGCCACCGACCGGCCCGAGCGCTTCATCGGCATTCACTTCATGAATCCGGTGCCGCTGATGGAGCTGGTGGAGCTGATCCGCGGCATCGCCACCGACGACCAGACCTTCGAGGCGTCCAAGGAATTCGTTGCCAAGCTCGGCAAGCAGGTCGCGGTCTCCGAGGATTTCCCGGCCTTCATCGTCAACCGCATCCTGCTGCCGATGATCAACGAGGCGATCTACACGCTGTATGAAGGCGTCGGCAACGTGGAGGCGATCGACGCGGCCATGAAGCTCGGCGCCCACCATCCGATGGGCCCGCTGGAGCTGGCTGATTTCATCGGCCTCGATACCTGCCTCTCCATCATGCAGGTGCTGCATGAGGGGCTGGCCGATTCCAAGTACCGCCCGTGCCCGCTGCTGGTGAAATATGTCGAGGCCGGCTGGCTCGGCCGCAAGACCCAGCGCGGCTTCTACGATTACCGCGGCGCCAAGCCGGTTCCGACGCGGTAGGGCGGTTTCGTGCCCCGGACGCTGCGCAGCGCGTCAGCGATGCGCTGCAGAGCCGGGGCCCAGAAGCCTCGTGCACGCTGAAGCATGGTCCCGGCTCTGCGGTGCGTCACTTCGTGCCGCGCCGCGTCCGGGACACAGACAAGAGGCCACACCACGGTCCTGTGACAATTCATGTCCCATTAACCCCTCGCGCCTAGGCTGCAGCCGGTAAGAGGGTTCGCGTAATGGACATGATGGCAATGGTCAGCACCATGCTGGCCGCTCAGCAAGGCGCGCTGCAGTCGAATATCTCGGCGACGCTGACCAAGCAGAACATGGACATGGAGAAATCCACCGTCCTGACGCTGATGGGTGCCGGGCAGCCTTCGCTGGCCAATGTCGGTGCCGGCGTCGGCGGCAATCTCAACGTCACCGCCTAAAAATCCCTAGAGCGACGCGGCGGCCTTGCCCGTCGCCGCCCGGATCAGCTTGAGCGCGTCCTCGCTCGCCCATTCCGCCGGTCCCGCGATCGTCGCAATCTCGCAGCCTTGCGGATCGACCAGCACCGAGGTGGGCATGCCAAGCGCCCGGCCTATCGCCTTAAGATCCTGAAAAACCTTGGCTTTCTGGTCGCTGAAATAGCCGATCCTGGTCAGATTGGCCTCTTTCAGGAACGTCTTCGGCTTCTCGGGGTCGCGGGTGTCGATATTGATCGCCACCACCTCGAAATTCGGGCCCGACAGCTTGCCCTGGAGCTCGTCCAGCGCCGGCATTTCCTTCCGGCATGGCACGCACCAGGTGGCCCAGAGGTTCACCAGCAGCGTCTTGCCGCGGAAATCGGACAGCTTCTTCGGCTTGCCGTCGGCGTCCTCGAAGGCGAGGTCGGGCAGCTTCAGGGGGGCGCTCGCCATGGTCAGCGCCGCCAGCTCGCCGTGGGCGAGGGGGGCGATTTTCTGCGCCGTCGCAACCGCCGGCTTGCAGGCCGGATCGCCGCCAGGCGACCGGCCCAGGCCCAGTCCGTACAGCGCGGCGAAGCCGGCCAGCCCTCCGACCGCCACGGTGGCGATGACGAGGGGGACCCGGCGCGTGGCGGAGGGCGTCTTGTCGAGCATATCGTTTGTCATCCGGTCGCAGATATGGCTATCAGGGGCCTCTTAATACGGCTGGCGGCGGCCAGCAAACGTGCGGCAAATCAAGGCGTGAGCAGGGGATCATGAGCAACAAGATGTGGGGCGGCCGGTTCTCGGAACGTCCCGACGAGATCATGGAAGAGATCAACGTCTCCATCGACGTCGATCGTCACCTCTTCGCCCAGGACATTGCCGCGTCCAAGGCCCACGCTGCGATGCTTGCCAGCCAGGGCATCATCACGGGCTCTGATGCGAAAAATATCGGCAAGGGTCTAGACACGATTTTGTCAGAGATCGGCAAGGGCGGCTTCGAGTTCAAGCGCGCGCTCGAGGACATCCATATGAATGTCGAGAGCCGCTTGTCCGAGCTGATCGGCCCCGCCGCCGGCCGCCTGCACACCGCGCGCTCGCGCAACGACCAGGTCGCGACCGATTTCCGTCTCTATGTCCGCGATGTTCTCGACGAGACCGACGCGGCGCTCGCCGCGTTCCAGGCCGCGCTGGTCAATCGCGCGCTGGAGCATGCCGCCACCGTGATGCCCGGCTTCACCCATCTGCAGACCGCGCAGCCCGTGACCTTCGGCCATCATCTGCTCGCCTATGTCGAGATGGCCGCGCGCGATCGCGGCCGTTTCCAGGATGCGCGCAAGCGGCTCAATGAATCCCCGCTCGGCGCCGCCGCGCTGGCCGGCACCTCGTTCCCGATCGACCGCCACGCCACCGCGAAGGCGCTTGGCTTCGACCGTCCGATGGCGAACTCGCTCGATGCCGTCTCCGACCGCGACTTCGTGCTGGAGACATTGTCGGCCGCCTCGATCTGTGCCGTCCACATGTCGCGCTTTGCCGAGGAGATCGTGATCTGGACCTCGCCGCTGGTCGGCATGATCCGGCTCAGCGACAAGTTCACCACTGGGTCCTCGATCATGCCGCAGAAGCGCAATCCGGATGCCGCCGAGCTGGTGCGCGCCAAGACCGGCCGCGTCATCGGCGCGCTCAACGGTCTCCTGATCGTGATGAAGGGCCTGCCGCTCGCCTATCAAAAGGACATGCAGGAGGACAAGCAGGGCGCCATGGAGGGCTTTGCCGCGCTGTCGCTGGCGATCCGCGCCATGACCGGCATGGTCCGCGACCTCGTGCCTGACGAAGCCAAGATGAAGCTTGCTGCGGGCGAGGGCTATGCCACCGCGACCGACCTTGCCGACTGGCTGGTGCGGACGCTGAAAATGCCGTTCCGTGAAGCCCATCACGTCACCGGCCGCATCGTCGCCAAGGCCGCCGAGGGCGGCGTCGCGCTGCACGAGCTGCCGCTCAAGGAGATGCAGGCGATCGAGCCGAAAATCACCAAGGACGTGCTCGGCGTGCTCTCGGTCGAATCGTCGGTGAAGAGCCGCACCAGCTTCGGCGGCACCGCGCCGAAGAACGTGGCGTCGCAGGCCAAGGCCTGGGCGAAGCGGCTGGAAAAAGAGCGAAAATTGGGCTGAGGGGCAAAATTTCGCTTATGTTTCATGGTCATCCGGCTCTCGCCAGAGCGCGCCAATCTCTGTATGGTGCGCCCCGCGTAGTGGGGATTTCGTCGTGACGTCAAAGTTTCGCCCGGCCGGCTCGGGGTGGGCCATCATTGTCTTGAGCCTGACGGCGCTTGCGCTTGCCGGCTGCGGCCGCAAGGGCCCGCTGGATTTGCCGCCGACCGCCAACGCGCCCACGGCCAACGGTGCTGCGCCAACCGACACCGAGACCGAGGCCCAGAGGACGCCGAGCGTGTTCAATCCCACCTACGGTGCGGATGCCGCGCCCGCGGCGGCCAAGGGCAGGAAGAAACCGTTCATTCTCGATCCGCTCCTGGACGAACCTCCCGGCAAGAAATAAGCCGGGACAACCGAGCCTGCGTCATGAACCATTTCGACTATCGCAACGGCGTGCTGCACGCCGAGGCGGTGAACCTGTCCGAGCTGGCCGCAACCGTCGGCACGCCGTTCTATTGCTATTCGACCGCGACGCTGGAGCGGCACTATCGCGTCTTCACCGAGGCCTTCGCCGGCGAGAAGGTGCTGGTCTGCTACGCCATGAAGGCGAACTCGAACCAGTCGGTGCTGCGCACGCTGGCCAAGCTGGGCGCCGGCGCCGACGTTGTCTCCGGTGGTGAATTGAAGCGCGCGCTGGCCGCCGGCATTCCGCCGAATAAGATCCTGTTCTCCGGTGTCGGCAAGACCGAACAAGAGCTGCGCGCCGCGCTCGCCGCCGACATCCTCTGTCTCAACGTCGAATCCGAGCCCGAGCTCGAGCTGCTGTCGCGCCTGGCGACCGAGACGGGCAAGACCGCGCGCATCTCGCTCCGCGTCAATCCCGATGTCGACGCCGGCACCCACGCCAAGATTTCCACCGGCAAGTCCGAGAACAAGTTCGGCATCCCGATCGTGCATGCGCGAGAGGTCTATGCCCGCGCCGCCAAGCTCCCGGGCATCGAGGTAACAGGCACCGACGTGCACATCGGCAGCCAGATCACCGACCTCTCCGGCATGGAGACCGCCTTCCGCATCCTCTCCGAATTCGTGCAGACGCTGCGCGCCGACGGCCACAACATCTCCCATGTCGATTTCGGCGGCGGCCTCGGCATTCCCTATTACATGGACCGCGAGGCGCCGCCGGCGCCGGCGGCCTATGCCGCCATGGTCAAGCGCGTCAGCCACAATCTCGGCTGCACGCTGATGTTCGAGCCGGGCCGCATGATCGTCGGCAATGCCGGCATCCTGGTCGCCAAGGTGATCTATGTGAAGCACGGCGACGGCAAGAATTTCGTCATCATCGACGCCGCCATGAACGACCTCATTCGCCCGACGCTGTACGAGGCACATCACGACATCCTGCCGGTGAAGCAGCCCGCCAAGGGCGCGGCCACCATCATGGCCGATGTCGTCGGCCCGGTCTGCGAGACCGGCGACTATCTCGCACTCGACCGCACGCTGCCGACGCCCGCGCCCGGCGATCTCATCGCCATCATGACCGCGGGCGCCTATGGCGCGGTGCAGGCCGGCACCTACAACACGCGGCCGCTGGTGCCGGAGGTGCTGGTGAAGGACGATCAGTACGCCGTGGTCCGTCCGCGCATCGAGGTCGAGCAGCTGATCGCGATGGACACGCCGGCGCCGTGGCTGTGAGACGACGCCGGCTCAACAGCCGCGGTGTCGTCGCCGCGTAGGCGGGGAGTCATAACCACAGGAAGTGGTTATGACTCGAAGCTGGTGACTCCGAGCCTTCGCCAAACACCCTCCTGTGGCTATGGGTCCCGGATCTGCGCTTCGCTTGTCCGGGACGACGAGCGGAGATTGGGATCGCTACTTCCCCGTCACCCCACCCTTCGCTCCACCCACCACAACGCCCGCCTTCTTCTCGATCGGCTTGATCGCCGCGGTGAAATCGGACTCGGCGCCTTCCGCGCTGATCACGGTCTCCCACAACCGCCCGACCGCGTCGGCGACCTCCATCGACAGGCCGAGCTGCTTCATCTCCTCGAGCGCCAGCCGCACGTCCTTCACCATCAACCCCGTGGCGAAGCCGAAGTCGAAGCTGCGCGGCAGCACGGCGCGCGGAAACTTGTCTCGGCTCGCGGTGTTCATGCCGGAGCCGGCATTGATGACGTCGATCATGACGGCGGGATCAAGCCCGGCCTTCACGCCCATCACGACCGCTTCCGAGGTCGCCGCGATCGCGGTGGCCGACAGGAAATTGTTGGCGAGCTTCATGGTCTGCGCCGCGCCGGGCTTCTCGCCGATGAAGAACACTTTCCCGATCACGTCGAGGGCGGGCCTGAGCAGCTCGAACTCCGCCTTCGGCCCTGACACCATCACCGCCAGCGTGCCCTTCTCGGCACCGCCGACGCCGCCGGAGACGGGGCAGTCGATCTGCACGATGTTGCGCTTGGCGAGGAGGCCGTGAATTTTCACGGCCATCGCGGATCCGACGGTGGAGAGATCAATGAAGCGCTTTGCGCGGCTGCCCTCGATGACGCCGTTCGCTCCCGTTGCAACCTCGAGCGAAGCCTGCAGCGAGGGCAGGCTCGCCATCACGGTCTCGACCTGGTCGGCGACGTCCTTCGGCGATGTCGCTGGCTTAGCGCCGAGCGCTTCGAGCTTGCCCGTCACCTCCTTGCGCGTGTCGAACACGACGAGCCCGTGTCCCGCCTCGATCAGCCGCCGCGCCATCGGGAAACCCATGTTTCCGAGCCCGATGAATCCGATGTCCATAGTGTTTCCTTGTGGTTGTTATTCGTTGGTGGTTGAACGTGAAGCGGCCATCATTCTCCGCTCGTCGTCCCGGGGCATCGCGAAGCGATGAGCCCGGGACCCATAACCACAGGGAGGTGTCGTTGCGCGGAAGCGGTCACTCCGAGTCCCGCTAACCACAGCTGCCTGTGGTTATGGGTCCCGGGTTCGCGCTACGCGCGCCCCGGGACGACAGCGGAGATTTTGACGACATCTCACGCCTTGCCGTCGATCTCCGCGAACACCTCGCGCGCGATGCGGAAGCTGTCGACGGCGGCGGGCATGCCGCCATAGATCGCGACCTGCATCAGGATCTCGCGGATCTCCTCGCGGCTGACGCCATTGGTCAGCGCGCCCTTCAGATGCGCGCGAAACTCGTGCTGGCGGTTGAGGATCGCGATCATGGCGATGTTGAGCATGCTGCGGGTCTTGCGCGGCAGCTCCTCGCGGCCCCACACCGTGCCCCAGC includes:
- a CDS encoding carboxymuconolactone decarboxylase family protein, with product MDKKMHDKGLEVRKAVLGEAYVNNALKNVDDFNRPFQEMLNEYCWGTVWGREELPRKTRSMLNIAMIAILNRQHEFRAHLKGALTNGVSREEIREILMQVAIYGGMPAAVDSFRIAREVFAEIDGKA
- a CDS encoding twin transmembrane helix small protein, with amino-acid sequence MASLLTTFILPAAAGAVALVLLLGLINMMRGGSPNTSQKLMRWRVLLQFVAIVIAMLAVWAMGR
- a CDS encoding cob(I)yrinic acid a,c-diamide adenosyltransferase codes for the protein MVVLNRIYTKTGDDGTTALGSGERRPKYDLRIEAYGTVDETNAAIGVVRLHTQDAPELHAMLGRIQNDLFDLGADLAVPERDGKAERLRVVASQVERLERDIDALNDKLAPLTSFVLPGGTPAAAHLHVARTICRRAERVIVELAARPGEQVSAAGIQYMNRLSDFLFVASRAANGNGAGDVLWVPGQNR
- a CDS encoding electron transfer flavoprotein subunit alpha/FixB family protein, translated to MTTLLIAEHDNASLKDATNKALTAAAALGADVEVLVAGQNAKAAADAAAKLAGVKKVLLADGELYAHDLAEPLAALIVSLASGYDAIVAPATSRFKNVMPRVAALLDVMQVSEIIKVVAPDTYERPIYAGNAIQTVKSKDAKKVITVRTSTFAAAGEGGSAPVETVAAAADPALSSFVGEEVAKSDRPELTSAKIIVSGGRAMQSRENFAKYIEPLADKLGAGVGASRAAVDAGYAPNDWQVGQTGKVVAPELYVAVGISGAIQHLAGMKDSKVIVAINKDEDAPIFQVADYGLVADLYQAVPELTAELGKLGK
- a CDS encoding electron transfer flavoprotein subunit beta/FixA family protein, with the protein product MKVLVPVKRVVDYNVKVRVKGDGSGVELANVKMSMNPFDEIAVEEALRLKEAGKATEVVVVSIGPAQASETIRTGLAMGADRGILVMAEGTVEPLAVAKILKKVAEEEQPGLIILGKQAIDDDSNQTGQMLAALLGWSQATFASKLEVEGSDFKVTREVDGGLQTVKLKGPTIVTTDLRLNEPRYASLPNIMKAKKKPIADKTVADYGVDVAPRLEVVKTTEPAGRKAGVKVKDVAELVSKLKNEAGVL
- a CDS encoding NAD(P)-dependent oxidoreductase encodes the protein MDIGFIGLGNMGFPMARRLIEAGHGLVVFDTRKEVTGKLEALGAKPATSPKDVADQVETVMASLPSLQASLEVATGANGVIEGSRAKRFIDLSTVGSAMAVKIHGLLAKRNIVQIDCPVSGGVGGAEKGTLAVMVSGPKAEFELLRPALDVIGKVFFIGEKPGAAQTMKLANNFLSATAIAATSEAVVMGVKAGLDPAVMIDVINAGSGMNTASRDKFPRAVLPRSFDFGFATGLMVKDVRLALEEMKQLGLSMEVADAVGRLWETVISAEGAESDFTAAIKPIEKKAGVVVGGAKGGVTGK
- the lysA gene encoding diaminopimelate decarboxylase; its protein translation is MNHFDYRNGVLHAEAVNLSELAATVGTPFYCYSTATLERHYRVFTEAFAGEKVLVCYAMKANSNQSVLRTLAKLGAGADVVSGGELKRALAAGIPPNKILFSGVGKTEQELRAALAADILCLNVESEPELELLSRLATETGKTARISLRVNPDVDAGTHAKISTGKSENKFGIPIVHAREVYARAAKLPGIEVTGTDVHIGSQITDLSGMETAFRILSEFVQTLRADGHNISHVDFGGGLGIPYYMDREAPPAPAAYAAMVKRVSHNLGCTLMFEPGRMIVGNAGILVAKVIYVKHGDGKNFVIIDAAMNDLIRPTLYEAHHDILPVKQPAKGAATIMADVVGPVCETGDYLALDRTLPTPAPGDLIAIMTAGAYGAVQAGTYNTRPLVPEVLVKDDQYAVVRPRIEVEQLIAMDTPAPWL
- the lptM gene encoding LPS translocon maturation chaperone LptM — translated: MTSKFRPAGSGWAIIVLSLTALALAGCGRKGPLDLPPTANAPTANGAAPTDTETEAQRTPSVFNPTYGADAAPAAAKGRKKPFILDPLLDEPPGKK
- the argH gene encoding argininosuccinate lyase codes for the protein MSNKMWGGRFSERPDEIMEEINVSIDVDRHLFAQDIAASKAHAAMLASQGIITGSDAKNIGKGLDTILSEIGKGGFEFKRALEDIHMNVESRLSELIGPAAGRLHTARSRNDQVATDFRLYVRDVLDETDAALAAFQAALVNRALEHAATVMPGFTHLQTAQPVTFGHHLLAYVEMAARDRGRFQDARKRLNESPLGAAALAGTSFPIDRHATAKALGFDRPMANSLDAVSDRDFVLETLSAASICAVHMSRFAEEIVIWTSPLVGMIRLSDKFTTGSSIMPQKRNPDAAELVRAKTGRVIGALNGLLIVMKGLPLAYQKDMQEDKQGAMEGFAALSLAIRAMTGMVRDLVPDEAKMKLAAGEGYATATDLADWLVRTLKMPFREAHHVTGRIVAKAAEGGVALHELPLKEMQAIEPKITKDVLGVLSVESSVKSRTSFGGTAPKNVASQAKAWAKRLEKERKLG
- a CDS encoding 3-hydroxybutyryl-CoA dehydrogenase yields the protein MAAVIKKVGVIGAGQMGNGIAHVAALAGFDVVLNDVSPDRLKSGMATINGNLARQVSKKAVSEDDKAKAMARITSAEKLDDLADCDLVIETAVEKEEVKRKIFHELCAVLKPEAIVASDTSSISITRLAAATDRPERFIGIHFMNPVPLMELVELIRGIATDDQTFEASKEFVAKLGKQVAVSEDFPAFIVNRILLPMINEAIYTLYEGVGNVEAIDAAMKLGAHHPMGPLELADFIGLDTCLSIMQVLHEGLADSKYRPCPLLVKYVEAGWLGRKTQRGFYDYRGAKPVPTR
- the tlpA gene encoding thiol:disulfide interchange protein TlpA; the encoded protein is MLDKTPSATRRVPLVIATVAVGGLAGFAALYGLGLGRSPGGDPACKPAVATAQKIAPLAHGELAALTMASAPLKLPDLAFEDADGKPKKLSDFRGKTLLVNLWATWCVPCRKEMPALDELQGKLSGPNFEVVAINIDTRDPEKPKTFLKEANLTRIGYFSDQKAKVFQDLKAIGRALGMPTSVLVDPQGCEIATIAGPAEWASEDALKLIRAATGKAAASL